A segment of the Suncus etruscus isolate mSunEtr1 chromosome 7, mSunEtr1.pri.cur, whole genome shotgun sequence genome:
GCATTCAGTTTAATGATCTCTAATAAGCTATAAATCAGCAAATCAATTCATTCCAGTAGCCTGGCTTCCTCACAATGGCATTTACCCAAAAGCTCAACCCCCGGGGGAGAAGACctgagaaaggaaaggaactGCCTCCCACTGCTGGCACCAGAACCAGGGGGAGAGGGCAGGAAGAAAGCTCCAtggctgagtgcagaggcaaagGGCCAGAGTCCCCCTGAGCTGGCCTTCCGCCACCCGCCcacctgtttttggttttgtcaataaaaaatataaaacaacaattCCTGGCAGAGACCAACTGTGGCACTGGCTTCTGTTATAAATCCAGGTAGGAGTGTGGACAGTCTCCTGGAGCTGAGCCTCACAGGATATCTGCCCGCTTGTCCCGCACGCGGCTGCGGGCCTTGGTCCGGGCTTTGAAGGCAGCGGCATTGTAGAGGTGCTGAGGAAGTGGgggagacacagagtgacaaccTGGTGTGAGTGCTCCCCTCCGGCCTCCCAGTCATGGGAACGAAGGGAGGGTCAGGGTGTCCCAGACGCTAACCTTCTCAAAGCGAGAGACCTTGCAGGCTCTGAGGGCAGCGGCATCCAGCACCAGCACGGGTCCGAGGCCGAAGATGTCCCGGAGCAGTTCGTTGTTCTGCAGGCAGAATTGGTTGAGCTCAGGCTAATTGGTTGAAGGCAGCTGCAGGGCGCACTCCCCCGTGTCGCCCACTGCCCTGGTGCCCTACCTGCAGGTGGTGGTGCAAGCCAGAACCCAGCACGTCCTTGAAGGCAGCGTAGACCCGGCGTCGAGCCCAGCTATCCACGTAGAGCACCTCGAGCCCGAAACGGACCGTCTCTTCCTCATACTCGCCACCCTgcagaggatgggagggaggaatcCAAATGATGGGACTTGGGGTGCTGTGCCTGGGGGAGGGGGCAGCCTCTAGGGCACAGATGTTCTCAAATATACCTCCACAAAGTGCAGCACGGCACGGAAGGTGGAGCGCTGCCTCCGGCGATCAGCCTTGGCCCGGAACTTGTTGCTGTCCGTGGCCAGAGTACGCAGGACTCCACAGAGTGTCTCCATGTCATCATAAATGAAGTCCTCCTGCAGTGGGAGTGAACAGCTCTCAACACGAGGGAGTCCACCATCGAGCCACAAGTAGGGGGCTGGGCCCCTTCCCTCAGTGACAACTTAAGACTGTCCTGGTTTTTGCCTCTAGCCTTGACTGACAAGCAGCATCAAATCAACAATCCCGACCTATCCCCACCCCTGCACACCTCCAGGTCCTGGGCCAGCTCAAAGAGCAGCGCGATAGTCTCGCCCGCAGCCATGCGCAGGTTTACGCTGTCGCTGGACAAGAGGAGGGACAGCTGCGGGAGCTGCCTAGGGAAGGGACAAGTTGGGCTATGAATCTGTCCAGAGCCTCTTTGCCCTCCTCCAGCCCCTTCCTGGTGGGAGCTTCCTTCCCTACCTGTCCAGGATGTGGCTGATGTGGCTGCTGGGACAGATGGTCAGTAGCAACGCCCAGGCCTGTAGAGCAGCACAGAGCAGGCCATGCAGGCTGGCGGAGACCACCGAGGCTGTGGAGCCACCCACACCGCAGGACCGGCTGAAAACACCTTCTAAACAGGTGAGGCAAGAAACCAGGTCCTAAAGGCACAAAGAGGCAGGGGAAGTGTTCAGGTTCATAGCTCGGACCAAAGTGCCCGACTACCTGTGTCCAAATGAACTTACCTGGACATCAGTGGCAGCCACGTAACAGCCCAAGCCAAGAGCAGAAGCACACTGTGGGAGGAAGGCAAAGCCAGGCTGCAGTCAGGCAGAATATGGGCTCCCAGTCCTTGGACTTGCCTTCAGAGGGGAGCCTAGAGGCTGGTGGGAAACCCCTTTTGGCTGAGGATGGAGTGAGGGAAGGATGTCAAGGGACAAGGGATCACTTACATGGAGCCGGGCAGTGGGATTAGCTGTGCTGTCACTGAGCACTGAAACCAGCAGGGGCTGCAGGCTATGGAATAATTCCTCGCCCTTGGGTCCTGGGCCCAGCTGCACACAGAGCAGACCCAGCACGGCAGCTGCCCGAGCCTGCTCGTCGCCCTTCCCTGTAGGGATGCTTTGCAATCAGTCAGGACAGCCAGGGTCAGCACCCAGCCAGGTCAGGTCCCCCATGTGCCCCTGGGCCCAACCTTTCTTGAGGCACTTTTCCAAGGCATCAGCCAGTGTGAAGCTGCGCTCCAGCAAGAAGTCGGGGAGAAGGCGGGAGGCCAGGGCCAGGCGCAGGTTCTCAAGAGCACCTTGCCGTGTCTTGGCACTGGGGGATGgagagggggtggagggagggggtCATGTGGCCCAGCCCAACCCAGTCACATTTGGCACAGGATAAGCAGGGACACAGGTGGAGGGGTTGACTGGCAGTTGGGGGTACCTCTTGTCTGTAAGGCAGTCCACATACTCCTTCAACCTTTCTTCAAGGTCTTCCTGCTGGCCTTGCTCATCCACAGCATCCCCCCCTGCAAGGCCAAGTGGTTAGTTTCACTTCTAGCCTTAGCTCATTGAGTCCTCTGGGTCCCTAACCAAACTTCTAGCCCAGTGATGGTTAATCTTTTTGAgccccaaactgccacacaatgcccagtcctcccaatggccagtccagccaTGTTGCCAGGCAAGTGTGCCAGTGTATGATACACTTGCCTCCTGCCTAGCACCGCaaatcttaattgcagaccttcccacgtaccagctgcaaggccttcctgTGCCACTGCTGGCACTCGTGCCATGGGTTTGCCATTGAGGTATCTAGTCTCTCTCACCAAGATTGTcctccccagtggtgctcagaaggctGGGGCAGTCACTGGTGGTGCTGCGGACCTCGCTGGCAGCCTCATCCTCActggaacctgagtcagcttGGGTACTGCTCTGGGCACCTGAAGGGAAacagggcacttgcattgcttccattgttttgttattgtttgtttgtttgttttgggccatagccagtggtactcaaggtttactccaggctttgtgctcaggaatcactcctgatggggcttgggagaccatctggatgCTGGAGCTTGAATCCAAATCAGCCCTATGTAAGTGTCCTACATGCTGTTCTCTAACTCTGGCCCAGCATGTCTCCTTGTTGACCAATGGGGGAAAGGGAGGATATTTTACCTGGGCGACAGGACAAAATGCCACTGCTCTCTTGAGATGGGAATGCTGATACTGAGGTAGGAGGCAGAGGAGGTGAAGCAAGGGCAGCTGAGCCaagataaaggagaaagagaatggGGTCTACTTGCTAAGGAACATCAGGTACCACCAGGTCCAGATTGGGACCCTGGCATGTATCAGGAACATCTTCTCTGACACCAGGACTTGCTTCTGGCCCCATTTAGGCTTGTGACCCAGCTTGGAGAGCAGGCAGATAGGCAGATTGGAGAGGGCAGAGTCACCAACCGGAAATGATGGCTGCCCTATAGCAACCAGGGAAAAGATCAGGACTTAGATAAGAGTCAtagctgggggccagagtggtggtgtggagaggtaagatgtctgctttgctggcgctagcctaggatggaccacacacagttcgatcccccggcatctcatatgatcccaggagtgatttctgagtgcatagccaggagtaacccctgagtgtcaccgggtgtggcccccccccccaaaaaaaagtcatagctaggggaccagagcaattgtataacgggtagggcatttgccttgcacgcagctgacctgggttccctctctggcatcccatatggtcagtccccagagcgctgccaagagtgattcctaagtgcaaagccaggaataacccctggacacagcgaggtatggccccaaaataaaagaataatagctGGGATTCAAATTTCAGCTCCACATTCAAAAGGAGTCTAAAGGTCAGTTGTGTAGCCTTCAAAGCCTATTTTTCCATCTGCAGAAGGAATGTAAAAGCACCTCTCTTAGGAAGGGCAAGTCACATAAACAGGTGATTATGACTATTTCCTTCAGGCCAATAAGCTCCACTGCAACCCATCCCCAGAAGCTCTAATGAACAGGGCAAGTTTCCCAGGCTTCAAGCATGGGCTTCTGAGCTTCCTGGCTCATCCCAGGCCATAGAAGCCTCGGCAATAACCAGTTAAGAGTGGTGGCCAGGCTCAAGCGGGCAGCCCAACCTTGGAGTGTAGACATATGTGTTGACAACATGACAAGCTCCTGGTGGCCTCTGATAAGCAAGTCTTGGGGCCTATCTGGAGCTCCAGGGAATTCTTCCTCTTTCTAGGGCCAAGACCATCAAGGATTGAACACTGTGGTTTCCAGCCTCTCTCAATGAGGCAAGAAGGCCTTCCTCCCACTTCCTAGCCTAGTAGGATCCAGGAAAAGAACCAGGACTCCTTAGTTGGCTCTGTTCCTGGGACTTACTGAACAGTTGCTTTACATGTGACAGGAGAGATCTCCCCCCAGCCCCTAACTGTCCCAAGCACACCCAGGCGATTCAAGGAAAAGCAAAAACAGGATTCAGCAACTGGGGTGGGCCCCCCGGGTCCGTTCAGCGTGCTGTTTGGACATAATGGGCGACTGAAATAAGAAGCcaagggggaaactgaggccagaggGTGCATGTCGTTGCATGTGAGGTGCAAAAGAGGGGCAACAGAGGGGTTGGTGGTGGGGAACCTCATGGCCCAAACCAGGCGAGTGGTGCCCTGGATCTGGGCGCGCACGTGGCCACTGCCTCCTGGTATTGGGGTGGGTGAAGGCTTGCAGGAGGTGTCTCCTCCAGGTGAGTTTGCAGGAGTTTGCCACCCAGTGCCCTCAGGGGTACCTGGCAAGCAAGCACCCCATCATTCCCGAGCTCTCTCTGCTCAGCAGTCACCCCCACGCCCTCGACTTACCCCCTCTGCGGTGCTGGCCGCCCTTGCGGGGCGCGCTGCTGTGGCCCTTACGGGCGCGTGGCATGCTCGGATCCGGGGTGCAGGGGCGCGGGGTCAGGGCCCGGGGGGCCGGGGGCGCCAGGCCAGCGATGCGCCAGCCGGTGCGTGGAGCTGACACTTGGGCAGGCGGCGGTGGCAGGCACTCTCCGCGCGCGCCACCATCTTCGCGAGGCGCCCCGCCCTGCCCGAGCGGGTTTTCGGGGCCCGGCCCAAGCTAAACGGGTCGCCGGGAAGGCGAGTTCCAGCCCGCCGCACGCCGCCCCATGCACACGTGACCAGAACTACGAGTCCCAGGGGGCTCCGCGCGCAGCTCTGTCGGGCGCGGGGCACCCTGGGAGTTGTAGTTCACTCCCAGGACGCGCAAAGACGGCGACGTTCGGGCGGAACTACGCACCCACAATGCCTTgggccccctctttctttcccccccttcctcctcccacccaccaccaagtTGTTAGAGCTCGGAAGTTAACTTCCTTGGAGCTGGCCTAGAGGCTGCAGAACCAGCCAGCTTCTCTCTGggcattttctgtgtgtgtgacttgggggtgaaggaaggaggaagcccAACCAGACCCCAGGCAGTGAAAAAATAAGTGACTTTATGATGAAAGCAGAGTATGGCAATAGTTTAACCCTTTCAGACCCCAGTGGATCTGGGGATCCATGAATACATTTTCTATGATCTTTTCGTGGACTCAACAGGGATGAGCACTAGCAACCCTAAAGACCTGAAAGCCACACTCTCCCTAAAGATGCTTCCTGGTCCAGGTGATACTGAACATGAGGTTCTAAAAGGGTCTAAAGGTTG
Coding sequences within it:
- the IFRD2 gene encoding interferon-related developmental regulator 2; protein product: MPRARKGHSSAPRKGGQHRRGGAQSSTQADSGSSEDEAASEVRSTTSDCPSLLSTTGEDNLGGDAVDEQGQQEDLEERLKEYVDCLTDKSAKTRQGALENLRLALASRLLPDFLLERSFTLADALEKCLKKGKGDEQARAAAVLGLLCVQLGPGPKGEELFHSLQPLLVSVLSDSTANPTARLHCASALGLGCYVAATDVQDLVSCLTCLEGVFSRSCGVGGSTASVVSASLHGLLCAALQAWALLLTICPSSHISHILDRQLPQLSLLLSSDSVNLRMAAGETIALLFELAQDLEEDFIYDDMETLCGVLRTLATDSNKFRAKADRRRQRSTFRAVLHFVEGGEYEEETVRFGLEVLYVDSWARRRVYAAFKDVLGSGLHHHLQNNELLRDIFGLGPVLVLDAAALRACKVSRFEKHLYNAAAFKARTKARSRVRDKRADIL